One window of Desulfarculus baarsii DSM 2075 genomic DNA carries:
- a CDS encoding phenylacetate--CoA ligase family protein — MIWNEKIECASLDQMQALQLAKLQETVAWVYDRVPFYRNKFDSMGLKPDDVKSLEDLAKLPLTVKTDLRDNYPFGLCAVPMDDVVKIHASSGTTGKPITGPYTADDINQWRECVARNLHAAGVFKKDIVQVAYGYGLFTGGLGLQGGCDLIGCATIPASSGMTERQVTIMRDFGSTVLCCTPSYALTIAEKAADMGVDIRELPLRVGVFGAEPWTVEMRQEIEERMGIRAHEVYGLTELMGPSVSFDCQQQDGFMHINEDHVLAEVIDPVTEEVLPLGEKGELVFTAIQRRAMPLLRYRTRDITELRRETCSCGRTLLKMKKVLGRSDDMLIISGVNVFPSQVESILLEVPEVEPQYVLIIRKKGYLDALSVDVEAKAEVYDQGEEKLQAVEKRIEGKIRGTIGIGVKVRLVPPKSIERSEGKAKRVFDARKL, encoded by the coding sequence ATGATCTGGAACGAAAAAATCGAGTGCGCCTCGCTGGACCAGATGCAGGCGCTGCAGTTGGCCAAACTCCAGGAAACCGTGGCCTGGGTTTACGATAGGGTGCCGTTTTATCGCAACAAGTTCGACTCGATGGGCCTCAAGCCCGACGACGTCAAGAGCCTCGAGGACTTGGCCAAGCTGCCGCTTACGGTCAAGACCGACCTGCGCGACAACTATCCCTTCGGCCTTTGCGCCGTGCCCATGGACGACGTCGTCAAGATCCACGCCTCCAGCGGCACCACCGGCAAACCCATCACCGGCCCCTACACCGCCGACGACATCAACCAGTGGAGGGAATGCGTGGCCCGCAACCTCCACGCCGCCGGCGTCTTCAAAAAAGACATCGTCCAGGTGGCCTATGGCTACGGCCTGTTCACCGGCGGCCTGGGCTTGCAAGGCGGCTGCGACCTGATCGGCTGCGCCACCATCCCCGCCTCCAGCGGCATGACCGAGCGCCAGGTGACGATCATGCGCGATTTTGGCAGCACGGTGCTGTGCTGCACGCCGTCCTACGCCCTGACCATCGCCGAAAAGGCCGCCGACATGGGCGTGGATATCCGCGAGTTGCCGCTGCGGGTGGGCGTTTTCGGCGCCGAGCCCTGGACCGTCGAGATGCGCCAGGAGATCGAGGAGCGCATGGGCATCCGCGCCCACGAGGTCTACGGCCTCACCGAGCTGATGGGCCCCAGCGTCTCCTTCGACTGCCAGCAGCAGGACGGCTTCATGCACATCAACGAAGACCACGTCCTGGCCGAGGTCATCGACCCGGTCACCGAGGAGGTGCTGCCCCTGGGCGAAAAGGGCGAGTTGGTCTTCACGGCCATCCAGCGCCGGGCCATGCCCCTGTTGCGCTACCGCACCCGCGACATCACCGAACTGCGCCGCGAGACCTGTTCGTGCGGCCGCACGCTGCTCAAGATGAAAAAAGTCCTGGGCCGCAGCGACGACATGCTCATCATCAGCGGCGTCAACGTCTTCCCCAGCCAGGTGGAGTCGATCCTGCTGGAGGTGCCCGAGGTCGAGCCGCAATATGTGCTGATCATTCGCAAAAAAGGCTATCTTGACGCCCTCAGCGTCGACGTGGAGGCCAAGGCCGAGGTCTACGACCAGGGCGAGGAAAAATTGCAGGCCGTGGAAAAGCGCATCGAAGGCAAGATTCGCGGCACCATCGGCATCGGCGTCAAGGTGCGCCTGGTGCCGCCCAAGAGCATCGAGCGCTCCGAGGGCAAGGCCAAGCGCGTCTTCGACGCCCGCAAGCTCTAA
- a CDS encoding YkgJ family cysteine cluster protein, with amino-acid sequence MGKKRRACHGRPAGHKIKAMEQPRQTSSVQTICARCHLAGDGCCRIADDRRGGVFGLTRGEIELMAQASGLAPEAFVEADQAKAAFVAGVNKIHPILGQTMPGGRRLRLRLQADGSCYFLGPAGCQLPVAARPIYCRLYPFWFTPGGRLMVLGSRTCLAQQGARRVSEVLARLGQNEADLRRLFRRLEEFVAGHQPEAYDSSSPGHGA; translated from the coding sequence TTGGGCAAGAAAAGGCGCGCTTGCCACGGCCGGCCGGCCGGGCATAAAATCAAGGCCATGGAGCAACCGCGTCAAACAAGCAGCGTCCAAACCATCTGCGCCCGCTGCCACCTGGCCGGCGACGGCTGTTGCCGCATCGCCGACGATCGTCGCGGCGGCGTGTTCGGCCTGACCCGGGGCGAGATCGAGCTGATGGCCCAGGCCTCGGGCTTGGCGCCCGAGGCGTTTGTCGAGGCCGACCAGGCCAAGGCGGCCTTTGTGGCCGGCGTGAACAAAATCCACCCCATCCTCGGCCAGACCATGCCCGGCGGCCGCCGTCTGCGCCTGCGCCTGCAAGCGGACGGCTCGTGTTATTTTCTGGGCCCGGCCGGCTGCCAACTGCCCGTGGCCGCCCGTCCGATCTATTGCCGGCTGTATCCGTTTTGGTTTACGCCCGGCGGCCGGCTGATGGTCCTGGGCTCACGCACGTGCCTGGCCCAGCAAGGGGCCAGGCGGGTGAGCGAGGTGCTGGCCCGCCTGGGCCAGAACGAAGCCGACCTGCGCCGGCTGTTCCGGCGGCTGGAGGAGTTTGTCGCCGGCCACCAACCCGAGGCCTATGACTCGTCATCGCCTGGCCACGGCGCGTGA
- a CDS encoding helix-hairpin-helix domain-containing protein, with translation MAIGTERGAADDLRRIPGVGPAMAGDLRALGFGRVVELRGHDPTALYERLRVLAGGRLDRCVLYVLRCVIYFASVENPRGDLLKWWNWQDKARSSWRPHAPWPGDDES, from the coding sequence ATGGCGATCGGAACAGAGCGCGGAGCGGCGGACGACCTGCGGCGCATTCCCGGCGTGGGGCCGGCCATGGCCGGCGATCTGCGCGCGCTGGGTTTTGGCCGCGTGGTCGAGTTGCGCGGCCACGACCCGACGGCCCTTTACGAACGCTTGCGCGTGCTGGCCGGGGGGCGGCTGGACCGTTGCGTGCTCTACGTGTTGCGTTGCGTCATCTACTTCGCCAGCGTCGAAAACCCGCGCGGCGATCTGCTCAAGTGGTGGAATTGGCAAGATAAAGCGCGATCATCCTGGCGACCTCACGCGCCGTGGCCAGGCGATGACGAGTCATAG
- the lexA gene encoding transcriptional repressor LexA, whose amino-acid sequence MTKGLTARQREVLDFIAHFQESRGYPPTVREVAGHFGFRSPRAAHDHMKALERKGFLRSEAGRPRALEVIGARKRAHGGIPMLGRIAAGQPIMAAEEADEFVDIDPAYFGSGAFFALRVRGESMIGDHIADGDMVILRSQTTAQPGQVVAAMIDDEVTLKHYHPGADVLELRATNPAVANIRVGRGDGPTRILGVMVGLVRRT is encoded by the coding sequence ATGACCAAGGGGCTTACGGCCCGCCAGCGAGAAGTGCTAGATTTCATAGCACATTTCCAAGAATCTCGTGGATATCCGCCCACCGTGCGCGAGGTGGCCGGCCACTTCGGCTTTCGTTCGCCGCGGGCGGCGCACGATCACATGAAGGCCCTTGAGCGCAAAGGTTTTCTGCGCTCCGAGGCCGGCCGGCCCCGGGCCCTGGAGGTCATCGGGGCCAGAAAGCGCGCCCACGGCGGCATTCCCATGCTGGGGCGCATCGCCGCCGGCCAGCCGATCATGGCCGCCGAGGAGGCCGACGAGTTCGTCGACATCGACCCGGCCTACTTTGGCTCGGGCGCTTTTTTCGCCTTGCGGGTGCGCGGCGAATCGATGATCGGCGACCACATCGCCGATGGCGACATGGTCATCCTGCGCTCGCAGACCACGGCCCAGCCGGGCCAGGTGGTGGCGGCGATGATCGACGATGAAGTGACGCTCAAGCACTATCACCCCGGCGCCGACGTGCTGGAGCTGCGGGCGACCAACCCGGCCGTGGCCAACATCCGCGTGGGCCGAGGCGACGGCCCGACCCGCATCTTGGGCGTGATGGTCGGCCTGGTGCGCCGCACCTAA